In one window of Danaus plexippus chromosome 7, MEX_DaPlex, whole genome shotgun sequence DNA:
- the LOC116770683 gene encoding LOW QUALITY PROTEIN: mitochondrial genome maintenance exonuclease 1-like (The sequence of the model RefSeq protein was modified relative to this genomic sequence to represent the inferred CDS: inserted 2 bases in 2 codons), with protein MFRPLSAFHRKLILQKETVRTKVVRPASILKPAEKIKLYNRENKDLFGPLLETNRQRKSRLKKEAKNSSHQNNESIGSNENTPKFVDASKHDIVQRQVKSSYLTNLGIIQHKMWQNTRTCFNFLGXLFNGVPIRCFRTNAINYSARSSPAQPGYASEDKIIQIKQHQNDFTKQFPSVTLILNKTMTEESRKALDKWKQERIAEMGLEEFNRFYEAQLAVGTKFHNTLKNYFTQPQTQLRIEKDVEAVWVSVSEVLKSISSPKAIESNVVHPLLKYRGIFDAIADYEDKPTLIEWKKSDKPRKXIQMTYDNPVQLAAYFGAVCNDLNYKHFNVRDALLVIAYTDGSKADAYHLSTDKLREHWAQWLIRLEEYTIKYNNDSEKILKGGKRLFEEEIGNL; from the exons ATGTTTCGTCCACTTAGTGCTTTTCATCGAAAACTCATATTACAAAAAGAAACTGTCAGAACTAAAGTGGTTCGACCTGCCTCTATCCTAAAACCggctgaaaaaataaaactatacaataGAGAAAATAAAGATCTTTTCGGGCCATTGCTGGAAACTAATAGGCAAAGGAAGAGTCGTTTAAAGAAAGAAg CTAAAAATAGTTCTCATCAAAACAACGAGTCAATTGGATCGAATGAAAATACGCCGAAGTTTGTGGATGCTAGTAAACATGATATAGTTCAAAGACAAGTGAAGTCTAGTTATTTAACGAACTTAGGGATAATTCAACACAAAATGTGGCAAAATACGAGGACTTGTTTCAATTTTCTGG GTTTATTCAATGGTGTCCCAATCAGATGTTTTAGGACCAATGCAATTAACTATTCAGCTCGGAGCTCGCCTGCACAGCCAGGTTATGCCAGTGAGGACAAAATAatccaaataaaacaacacCAAAATGATTTTACTAAACAGTTTCCATCAGTTACattgatattaaacaaaacaatgacGGAGGAATCTAGAAAAGCTCTTGATAAATGGAAACAAGAAAGGATAGCAGAAATGGGGTTAGAagaatttaatagattttatgaag cACAACTAGCTGTTGGCACGAAGTTCCATAATAcccttaaaaactatttcacaCAACCTCAAACCCAATTACGTATTGAAAAGGATGTTGAAGCTGTCTGGGTGTCTGTGAGCGAGGTCTTAAAGAGTATATCTTCTCCGAAAGCGATAGAATCTAATGTAGTTCATCCCCTATTGAAATATAGAGGAATTTTTGATGCTATAGCAGATTATGA AGACAAGCCTACATTGATTGAATGGAAGAAGTCAGATAAGCCTCGCA TCATACAAATGACATATGACAATCCTGTTCAATTAGCTGCCTATTTCGGGGCAGTGTGCAATGACCTTAactataaacatttcaatgtCCGAGATGCATTATTAGTCATTGCTTACACAGATGGATCTAAGGCAGATGCATATCATTTATCGACGGACAAGTTGAGGGAACATTGGGCCCAATGGTTAATAAGACTGGAGGAATATACGATCAAATACAATAATGATTctgaaaaaatactaaaaggtGGCAAACGTTTGTTTGAAGAAGAAATTGGGAATCTCTGA
- the LOC116770685 gene encoding uncharacterized protein LOC116770685, whose product MATVLHRRALRVVNKGKLFLPTLSRDNSTEKHILRSDSGGIEKPRQTVTEFVWQNLDKWPDKTLAVCAVTGRGYTYAQTHRLSVSFAASLLKKLKLQHNDKVAIVLPNVPEYPAIAFGILEAGCIASMMNPAYTVDELKHQIKLVECKAIVASKLSYPNLYKALQELKMNIPVILIDNEDLPENTIKFAELAENTDTDILKSVKRNIKDTAILPFSSGTTGFPKAVELTHESICALNSMILTPGIIAVQEATASFQPVLPAVLPLFHIFGFNVLMVNLMSRGVKLVTMPAFKPELYLDTLIRQKANHLYIVPPMAIFLGKHPAVTPRHLDSVIDIICGAASLSSGDAMAIIEKNKNLIFRQGYGLTETNGGVAIGYNDNTNHDAVGFPFPSSEIKIADLSTQQALGPGQEGEIWYRGLNVMKGYYKNEAATKEVLTEDGWFKTGDVGKYDENKYLYITDRIKELIKVKGFQVAPAELETVLRSHPKILDCAVLGIPDPFSGEVPKAFVVVQPGQNIKGEEVLEHVNSKLTQFKKIKEVQFVDAIPKNPAGKIMRRQLKEKYC is encoded by the exons ATGGCAACGGTCTTACATCGGAGGGCTCTACGAGTGGTTAACAAAGGAAAACTTTTCTTACCCACATTATCCCGAGATAACAGCACAGAAAAACATATCTTGAGATCAGACTCTGGTGGTATAGAGAAGCCAAGACAAACTGTCACTGAATTTGTGTGGCAAAACTTAGATAAATGGCCTGACAAAACATTAGCT GTTTGTGCTGTAACTGGCCGCGGTTACACCTATGCTCAAACACATAGATTATCTGTTTCTTTTGCAGCATCATTACTTAAGAAACTCAAACTTCAACACAATGATAAGGTTGCCATTGTCTTACCAAATGTTCCGGAATATCCAGCTATCGCTTTTGGTATTTTGGAGGCTGGCTGTATCGCTAGCATGATGAATCCTGCTTACACAGTTG atgAACTcaaacatcaaataaaactcGTCGAGTGTAAGGCAATAGTAGCATCCAAATTATCGTATCCAAATTTGTATAAAGCACTGCAAGAACTAAAAATGAACATACCTGTGATATTAATTGACAATGAAGATCTACCCGAAAATACTATAAAGTTTGCTGAACTCGCTGAAAACACAGAcacggatatattgaaatcGGTAAAACGAAACATAAAAGACACAGCCATCCTGCCATTTTCCAGTGGAACAACTGGTTTCCCCAAAGCCGTTGAACTGACCCATGAAAGTATATGCGCTCTTAATAGCATGATATTGACTCCAGGAATTATAGCTGTCCAAGAAGCTACAG CGTCCTTCCAGCCGGTGTTGCCAGCAGTGCTACCATTATTCCATATATTTGGCTTCAACGTTCTCATGGTGAACTTAATGTCGCGGGGCGTCAAACTTGTGACGATGCCAGCATTCAAACCGGAGTTATATTTGGATACCCTGATCCGTCAAAAGGccaatcatttatatattgttccGCCAATGG CGATCTTCCTGGGGAAGCACCCGGCTGTTACACCGCGGCACTTGGACTCCGTCATCGACATTATCTGTGGCGCCGCCTCCCTCTCTAGTGGAGACGCTATGGCTATTATTGAAAAGAAT AAGAATTTAATCTTCCGTCAAGGCTATGGCCTTACTGAGACAAACGGTGGCGTGGCCATCGGTTATAACGACAATACAAATCACGATGCTGTAGGATTCCCTTTCCCAAGCAGCGAAATAAAGATAGCTGATCTGAGTACCCAACAAGCTTTAGGACCGGGACAG GAAGGAGAAATTTGGTACAGGGGTCTTAACGTAATGAAGGGTTATTACAAGAATGAAGCGGCGACCAAAGAGGTCCTTACAGAAGACGGCTGGTTCAAAACTGGTGACGTCGGAAAATACgacgaaaacaaatatttgtatattactGACAGAATAAAGGAACTCATTAAG gTTAAAGGCTTCCAAGTGGCACCAGCGGAACTGGAAACGGTTCTTCGTAGTCATCCAAAGATCCTCGATTGTGCTGTTCTTGGTATCCCAGACCCTTTTTCCGGGGAAGTCCCCAAAGCATTCGTCGTCGTCCAACCAGGACAGAACATTAAGGGAGAGGAAGTTCTGGAACACGTTAACAGTAAATTGACACAGTTCAAGAAAATTAAGGAAGTCCAATTCGTTGACGCGATACCCAAAAACCCAGCTGGGAAAATAATGAGGAGACAATTGAAAGAGAAATATTGTTAG